Proteins encoded together in one Meles meles chromosome 7, mMelMel3.1 paternal haplotype, whole genome shotgun sequence window:
- the AMIGO2 gene encoding amphoterin-induced protein 2 yields the protein MSLRLHTLPTLPGVVRPGCRELLCLLVITVTVSRGASGVCPTACICATDIVSCTNKNLSKVPGNLFRLIKRLDLSYNRIGLLDAEWIPVSFVKLNTLIIRHNNITSVATGSFSTTPNLKCLDLSSNKLKTLKSAVFQELKVLEVLLLYNNHISYLDPSAFGGLSQLQKLYLSGNFLTQFPMDLYVGRFKLAELMFLDVSYNRIPSLPMHHINLVPGKQLRGIYLHGNPFVCDCSLYSLLIFWYRRHFSSVMDFKNDYTCRLWSDSKHSQQVLLLQDSFLNCSDSIINGSFRALGFIHEAQVGERLIVPCDSKTGNANTDFIWVRPDNRLLEPNKELENFHVFRNGSLVIESPRFEDAGVYSCIAMNRQRLLNETVDVTINVSNFTVNKSHAHEAFNTAFTTLAACVASIVLVLLYLYLTPCPCKCKTKRQKNTLNQSNAHASILNPGPASDAPADDRKAGAGKRVVFMEPLKDTAAGQNGKVRLFPSEPVIAEGILKSTRVKSDSDSINSVFSDTPFVASA from the coding sequence ATGTCTTTACGTTTACACACGCTGCCCACCCTGCCTGGAGTTGTCAGACCGGGCTGCAGGGAGCTGCTGTGTTTGTTGGTTATCACGGTGACTGTGAGCCGTGGCGCCTCCGGGGTGTGCCCCACTGCTTGCATCTGTGCCACGGACATCGTGAGCTGCACCAACAAAAACCTGTCCAAGGTGCCTGGGAACCTTTTCAGACTGATAAAGAGGCTGGATCTGAGCTATAACAGAATCGGGCTCCTGGATGCTGAGTGGATTCCGGTATCATTTGTTAAGCTGAACACCCTCATTATTCGTCACAACAACATCACCAGCGTAGCCACAGGCAGTTTTTCCACAACTCCAAATCTGAAGTGTCTTGACTTATCGTCCAACAAGCTGAAGACCCTGAAAAGTGCAGTGTTCCAAGAGTTGAAGGTTCTGGAAGTGCTCCTGCTTTACAACAATCACATTTCCTATCTGGATCCCTCAGCTTTTGGAGGGCTTTCCCAGTTGCAAAAACTCTACTTAAGTGGAAACTTTCTTACGCAGTTCCCCATGGATTTGTATGTTGGAAGGTTCAAGCTGGCAGAACTGATGTTTCTAGATGTTTCTTATAACCGAATCCCCTCCCTGCCAATGCACCATATTAATTTAGTCCCAGGAAAACAGCTGAGAGGCATCTACCTTCATGGAAACCCATTTGTCTGTGACTGTTCCCTTTATTCATTGCTGATCTTTTGGTATCGCAGACACTTTAGCTCAGTGATGGATTTTAAGAATGATTATACCTGTCGCCTGTGGTCTGACTCCAAGCACTCCCAGCAGGTGCTTCTGCTCCAGGATAGCTTTCTGAATTGCTCGGACAGCATCATCAATGGCTCCTTCCGTGCACTTGGCTTTATTCATGAAGCTCAAGTCGGGGAAAGGCTGATTGTCCCCTGTGACAGCAAGACAGGCAATGCAAATACCGATTTCATTTGGGTCCGTCCGGATAACAGGCTGCTGGAGCCCAATAAAGAGCTGGAGAACTTTCACGTGTTTCGCAATGGAAGTCTGGTCATAGAAAGTCCTCGCTTCGAGGACGCTGGAGTCTATTCCTGTATTGCCATGAACAGGCAGCGCCTCTTAAATGAGACGGTGGATGTCACCATCAACGTAAGCAATTTCACCGTAAACAAATCCCATGCCCACGAGGCATTTAACACAGCATTCACCACCCTTGCAGCCTGCGTGGCCAGTATCGTTTTGGTACTTTTGTACCTCTATCTGACGCCGTGTCCTTGCAAATGTAAAACCAAGAGACAAAAAAATACTCTCAACCAAAGCAATGCCCATGCGTCTATTCTGAACCCCGGCCCTGCCAGCGATGCCCCCGCTGACGATCGGAAGGCAGGGGCTGGGAAAAGAGTGGTGTTTATGGAACCCCTGAAGGATACCGCTGCAGGGCAGAATGGCAAAGTCAGGCTCTTTCCCAGTGAACCGGTCATAGCCGAGGGCATCCTGAAGTCCACGAGGGTGAAATCCGACTCCGATTCGATCAATTCCGTGTTTTCAGACACACCCTTTGTGGCGTCCGCTTAA